From the genome of Acidobacteriota bacterium, one region includes:
- a CDS encoding response regulator has protein sequence MSKKILIVDDEVHLRTLLHQTLEELEDEGIELHVATNGEEALAAIQSLQPDLVFLDVMMPKLSGFDVCERAKKTLGLSNVYIVLLTAKGQEFDRQRGIEVGADLYMTKPFDPDALLMKARDVLGI, from the coding sequence GTGAGTAAGAAGATCCTGATTGTCGACGATGAAGTGCACCTGCGGACGTTGCTGCATCAGACGCTCGAGGAGCTCGAAGACGAGGGCATCGAGTTGCACGTGGCGACCAACGGCGAAGAGGCCCTGGCCGCGATCCAGTCGCTGCAGCCGGACCTGGTGTTCCTCGACGTGATGATGCCGAAACTGAGCGGCTTCGATGTCTGTGAACGCGCCAAGAAGACCCTCGGCCTGTCCAATGTTTACATCGTCCTGCTGACCGCCAAGGGGCAGGAGTTCGATCGGCAGCGGGGCATCGAGGTCGGCGCCGACCTCTACATGACCAAGCCGTTCGACCCGGACGCCTTGTTGATGAAGGCCCGCGACGTGCTCGGCATCTGA
- a CDS encoding SpoIIE family protein phosphatase, protein MARISLKQIVGAQNGLRPVMAALERALGGVVAVEDAAGGVLLGTAGGGDRHAVVHEGRDLGWVSGPRGAEAVAGLLQFLAAKESERKALGSEVLHLYREVNLIYSFSEKLAALLDLELVARLTLQEARHLIVATDGAILLLDEETGALTSAAAFGDELPGLSGFKRGTGIAGTVAATGVGEIVNDVMGDPRRINAVIDVRSLVCAPLKVGEKVIGVMMLASTLPMAYEARELKLLNTLALQTATAIENARLFERTVQAGHERERLLALNKAAEVARAGYERELELAATIQAGLFPAQLPAVAGYDLAARNRPARRCGGDYYDAIPIGSGADASVLLCVADVSGKGLPASLLMSHMQATLRALLGRTASLQDLTSHAHALLHGSTADEKYVTAALLELAPGTGRASYVSAGHINSLLVRRGGDVISLASTGAPLGLLPPGMPYDTTAITIEPGDCLILCSDGVPDAQNEGDDEFGESRLTAIVQEARHRPSAEIVSRVFDAIDQFAGAAPQFDDITLMVLRRL, encoded by the coding sequence ATGGCCCGGATTTCCCTCAAGCAGATCGTGGGCGCCCAGAACGGGCTGCGACCGGTGATGGCCGCGCTCGAGCGCGCCCTCGGCGGCGTCGTCGCCGTTGAAGACGCGGCCGGCGGGGTCCTGCTCGGCACGGCCGGCGGTGGCGATCGGCACGCCGTAGTCCACGAGGGCAGGGACCTCGGCTGGGTGTCTGGACCGCGGGGCGCCGAGGCGGTCGCCGGGCTGTTGCAGTTCCTGGCCGCGAAAGAATCGGAGCGCAAGGCGCTCGGGTCCGAGGTGCTGCACCTCTACCGCGAGGTGAACCTGATCTACAGCTTCTCGGAGAAGCTGGCGGCCTTGCTGGACCTCGAACTGGTGGCCAGGCTCACGCTGCAGGAGGCGCGCCACCTGATTGTCGCGACCGACGGCGCCATCCTGCTGCTCGATGAGGAGACCGGCGCGTTGACCTCGGCGGCTGCCTTCGGCGATGAATTGCCAGGGCTCTCGGGCTTCAAGCGTGGCACCGGCATTGCCGGCACGGTGGCCGCGACCGGTGTCGGCGAGATCGTCAACGACGTGATGGGTGACCCGCGACGCATCAACGCGGTGATCGACGTGCGCTCGCTGGTGTGCGCACCGCTCAAGGTGGGCGAGAAGGTGATTGGCGTGATGATGCTCGCGAGCACGCTGCCCATGGCCTACGAGGCGCGCGAACTCAAGCTCCTGAACACCTTGGCGCTGCAGACCGCGACCGCCATCGAGAACGCGCGGCTGTTCGAGCGCACGGTGCAGGCCGGCCACGAGCGCGAGCGTTTGCTGGCGCTCAACAAGGCTGCTGAAGTGGCCCGTGCCGGCTACGAGCGCGAGCTCGAATTGGCGGCGACCATTCAAGCCGGCCTGTTCCCTGCCCAGCTGCCTGCCGTGGCCGGCTACGACCTCGCCGCACGGAACCGGCCGGCGCGCCGGTGTGGCGGCGACTACTACGACGCCATCCCGATCGGCTCCGGTGCCGATGCCTCGGTGCTGCTGTGCGTAGCCGACGTTTCGGGCAAGGGCCTGCCGGCGTCATTGCTGATGAGTCATATGCAGGCGACGCTGCGAGCGCTGCTCGGGCGAACCGCCTCGCTCCAGGATCTGACCAGCCACGCGCACGCATTGCTGCACGGCTCAACGGCGGACGAGAAGTACGTCACGGCGGCCCTGCTGGAGTTGGCGCCTGGCACCGGCCGGGCCAGCTACGTGAGCGCCGGCCACATCAACAGCCTGCTGGTCAGGAGGGGTGGCGACGTGATCTCGTTGGCATCGACCGGTGCCCCACTGGGCCTGTTACCTCCGGGTATGCCGTACGACACCACCGCCATCACTATTGAGCCGGGTGATTGCCTGATCCTGTGTTCAGACGGCGTCCCCGACGCGCAGAACGAAGGCGATGACGAGTTCGGCGAGAGCCGCC